The following are from one region of the Nicotiana tabacum cultivar K326 chromosome 3, ASM71507v2, whole genome shotgun sequence genome:
- the LOC107831255 gene encoding zinc finger CCCH domain-containing protein 44 isoform X2: MDGDNSVELCTSIHDMDDSQLVGAPVAMSSDAEVAATTVAVEVKTSVAMIGSVEKRKRGRPPRGAVAEVKSPKRQLQEDDEGEDVCFICFDGGSLVLCDRKGCPKAYHPSCIKRDEAFFRSDAKWTCGWHICSVCQKASQYMCFTCTYSVCKGCTRNADYFRIRGNKGFCSTCMRMIMLIENIDQGNKEMVQVDFDDNSSWEYLFKVYWMYVKEKLSLTLGELIQAKSPCKESDAIAKRQRLPFGYRVALDGKGTRGNSFDNLGLKKSKQLLEPPCKDPPSTENRKIAEPERLSVAGCTPQLELTQPIELELQSKDSLETEEASTSMGKSLTGRMEWASKELLELVAHMKNGATSALSHFDVQALLLEYIKRNNLRDPRQKSQIICDSRLKSLFGKPRVGHIEMLKLLEFHSLIKEGSQKSAFIPAGIVGTVTNHVEADDSIDSSFLKNKTKKRKSRRNSEEKLVQINLDEYGAIDAHNINLIYLRRNLMESLMEDMEKFHGRVIGSVVRIRISSNNQKQEMYRLVPVIGTSKALIPYKIGDKTADVLLVVLNLNKKEAVAIESISNQNFSEDECRRLRQIIKCGLVKRLTIGEIQKKAMELRAVKLNDSLEEEVLRLIHLRDRASENGRKKELRECVEKLELLKMPEERRRRLLAIPEVRADPNMDPNYESEEDAGASDFKKQVEYEGPRYTRFNRSQDKLMSSRRKAKEGSMPCEMSEKREAHGNTILKKLRNQDTACLAVDRSAFETSIAGLSTVDSTSTNSSETDKLWHYRDPSSRKQGPFSVMQLRKWNKSGLFPPDMRIWTDDEHDDSVLLTNALKGLFHKAPRPHDEISRQSQELGAASVSSSAGACKSATGTGRECGEREVPWHLRVTNNHSNSNTDSNSNTDTTRMGGLSSSVPKSLDLNNSYSYKPRPSSPVPPSSHGNVHGDPPHGKRCHEIFQSSTSHMVQDSSGSTISQISDGRKHSMLSNSRRHLGQSSGQNWGSLTSNRSSVNINSGYNFASVTELSDSLEQKGIKNYPDLPSPTPQTSYADVEAQAAEKLLSFSSVVPVCASNVQDLPSPTPNLKDEAPVGQAAADKESFPSSLTVQHSGPSWSSASSLVISRAQLPEITNGWGGCSPAVKPSVDSDLVSDSSLKPAEAVCDRVDAPTSDANQLDCNSSSHPISNCSDWRATFYELIEFSTLDEESVSDLLAEVDAMESQNQSGMASPTSAMRCSEEMIPVCTSDWFSSIEELTRTPDPANSDALISTEDAQLPCQSSLTDELAGASQTVVFDPLKRSSGSSSSSSEGETKSADVSFSQGEAGSNVSNPLPRAKKLQLQR; this comes from the exons GTTGGCATATTTGTAGTGTATGTCAAAAGGCTTCCCAATATATGTGCTTTACTTGTACATATTCAGTGTGCAAAGGATGTACAAGAAATGCTGATTACTTCCGTATTCGAGGAAACAAAGGCTTTTGCTCAACATGTATGAGAATGATCATGCTGATTGAGAATATAGACCAAGGGAACAAGGAGATG GTTCAAGTAGATTTTGATGACAACAGCAGCTGGGAGTATCTTTTCAAGGTATACTGGATGTACGTAAAAGAAAAGCTATCATTAACATTAGGTGAACTAATTCAAGCTAAAAGCCCATGCAAAGAATCAGATGCAATTGCTAAGAGACAGCGACTACCTTTTGGTTATCGTGTTGCCCTCGATGGAAAAGGTACTAGGGGCAACTCTTTTGACAATTTGGGGCTGAAGAAATCCAAACAATTGCTAGAGCCACCTTGCAAGGATCCTCCAAGCACTGAAAACCGAAAAATTGCTGAGCCTGAACGTTTAAGTGTTGCTGGCTGTACTCCACAGTTGGAGCTAACACAGCCCATAGAACTAGAGTTACAGAGTAAAGATTCTCTGGAGACAGAAGAAGCAAGCACCAGCATGGGGAAATCTTTGACTGGACGCATGGAATGGGCATCCAAAGAGCTTTTGGAGCTTGTTGCACACATGAAAAATGGTGCTACTTCTGCTTTATCTCATTTTGATGTGCAGGCATTATTACTAGAGTATATTAAGAGAAATAATCTTCGAGATCCTCGCCAGAAAAGTCAAATAATTTGTGATTCGAGGCTCAAAAGCCTTTTTGGAAAGCCTCGCGTTGGCCACATAGAAATGCTAAAGCTTCTTGAGTTTCACTCTCTGATAAAGGAGGGTTCGCAGAAGAGTGCTTTTATACCAGCTGGAATTGTTGGAACTGTTACTAACCATGTGGAAGCTGATGACAGTATTGATAGCTCATTCTTGAAAAATAAAACTAAGAAACGTAAATCTCGTAGAAACTCTGAAGAAAAATTGGTGCAGATTAATCTAGATGAATATGGTGCAATTGATGCTCACAATATCAATCTCATATATTTGCGGCGTAATTTGATGGAGAGTCTCATGGAAGATATGGAAAAGTTCCACGGCAGAGTTATTGGCTCAGTTGTCCGTATAAGAATATCTAGTAACAATCAGAAGCAAGAAATGTACAGGCTTGTTCCTGTTATAG GTACAAGCAAGGCACTTATTCCATACAAGATTGGGGATAAGACAGCTGATGTACTTCTTGTagtattaaacttaaacaagaaagAGGCTGTAGCTATTGAGTCTATTTCAAATCAAAATTTCTCTGAG GATGAATGCAGAAGATTACGTCAGATTATAAAATGTGGGCTTGTAAAGCGGCTGACGATA GGTGAGATACAGAAGAAAGCAATGGAACTCCGTGCTGTAAAACTCAATGAT TCTCTGGAAGAAGAGGTATTGCGGCTCATCCATCTTCGTGATCGAGCAAGTGAGAATGGGCGTAAAAAAGA GCTCAGAGAATGTGTAGAGAAATTAGAGCTTCTGAAGATGCCTGAGGAGCGGCGGAGGAGGCTACTCGCAATTCCAGAAGTGCGTGCCGATCCAAATATGGATCCTAATTACGAATCTGAAGAAGATGCTGGAGCATCCGACTTCAAGAAACAAG TTGAATATGAGGGGCCAAGATACACTAGATTTAATAGAAGCCAAGACAAGCTTATGTCTTCACGGAGGAAAG CTAAAGAGGGATCTATGCCATGTGAAATGAGTGAGAAAAGAGAGGCCCATGGAAATACTATCTTGAAGAAGCTAAGAAATCAAGATACTGCATGTCTGGCTGTGGATAGGTCTGCATTTGAAACTTCAATTGCGGGCCTCTCTACAGTGGACTCAACATCCACTAACAGTAGTGAAACAGACAAACTTTGGCATTACCGTGACCCTAGTAGTAGAAAACAAGGGCCATTTTCAGTGATGCAGTTGAGGAAGTGGAATAAGTCGGGGCTTTTCCCACCTGATATGAGGATATGGACAGATGATGAGCATGATGACTCAGTACTTTTAACTAATGCATTAAAGGGGCTGTTCCATAAAGCCCCTCGGCCGCATGATGAGATATCACGCCAGTCTCAGGAGCTTGGTGCTGCTTCTGTAAGCAGTAGTGCTGGTGCGTGTAAAAGTGCAACTGGAACAGGGAGAGAATGTGGAGAGAGGGAGGTACCTTGGCACCTCCGTGTTACAAACAACCATTCTAATAGTAACACCGACTCTAATAGTAACACCGACACTACGAGGATGGGTGGATTATCCTCATCTGTTCCAAAATCTTTGGATTTGAATAACTCTTATTCTTACAAACCCCGACCATCCAGTCCAGTCCCTCCATCCAGTCATGGGAATGTGCACGGAGATCCTCCACATGGGAAAAGATGCCATGAAATTTTTCAGTCCAGTACCAGTCATATGGTCCAGGACTCAAGTGGAAGCACAATATCCCAAATATCTGATGGCCGCAAACATAGTATGCTATCCAACAGTCGGAGGCATTTAGGACAGTCGTCTGGACAGAACTGGGGATCCTTAACCAGTAATAGAAGTTCGGTTAACATAAATTCTGGATATAATTTTGCTTCAGTTACTGAGTTAAGTGATTCATTGGAACAGAAAGGTATCAAGAATTATCCAGATCTGCCCAGTCCTACCCCACAAACAAGCTATGCCGATGTTGAAGCTCAGGCTGCTGAAAAGCTGCTTTCTTTTAGTTCGGTTGTTCCAGTTTGTGCTTCAAATGTCCAGGATTTACCAAGTCCTACTCCAAACTTGAAAGACGAAGCTCCAGTTGGGCAGGCAGCAGCGGACAAAGAATCTTTTCCTTCTAGTTTAACTGTTCAGCATTCAGGCCCTAGCTGGAGCAGTGCTTCTAGTCTAGTGATCAGTCGGGCCCAGCTTCCTGAAATAACTAATGGATGGGGTGGATGTTCACCAGCTGTGAAACCATCTGTGGACTCTGATCTTGTATCTGATTCTTCACTGAAACCAGCTGAAGCAGTGTGTGATCGTGTCGATGCACCTACTTCAGATGCCAACCAACTCGATTGTAATTCCTCATCTCATCCAATCTCAAACTGTTCCGATTGGCGAGCAACCTTTTACGAGCTAATTGAGTTCAGCACTTTGGATGAGGAATCAGTGTCAGATCTATTAGCTGAAGTCGATGCAATGGAATCCCAAAATCAAAGTGGTATGGCTTCACCAACCTCAGCCATGAGGTGCAGTGAGGAGATGATACCTGTGTGCACTAGTGACTGGTTCAGCTCTATTGAGGAGCTGACTCGCACGCCTGATCCCGCAAATAGTGATGCCTTGATCTCCACTGAAGATGCTCAATTACCTTGTCAATCCTCTCTGACAGATGAACTAGCGGGGGCATCACAGACTGTTGTATTTGATCCTTTAAAGAGGTCTAGTGGGAGTTCATCTTCTAGCAGCGAGGGAGAAACAAAGTCGGCTGATGTTTCCTTTTCCCAGGGAGAAGCTGGGTCCAACGTATCTAACCCTCTACCACGAGCCAAGAAACTGCAGCTTCAGCGATGA
- the LOC107831255 gene encoding zinc finger CCCH domain-containing protein 44 isoform X1: MDGDNSVELCTSIHDMDDSQLVGAPVAMSSDAEVAATTVAVEVKTSVAMIGSVEKRKRGRPPRGAVAEVKSPKRQLQEDDEGEDVCFICFDGGSLVLCDRKGCPKAYHPSCIKRDEAFFRSDAKWTCGWHICSVCQKASQYMCFTCTYSVCKGCTRNADYFRIRGNKGFCSTCMRMIMLIENIDQGNKEMCLKSFQVQVDFDDNSSWEYLFKVYWMYVKEKLSLTLGELIQAKSPCKESDAIAKRQRLPFGYRVALDGKGTRGNSFDNLGLKKSKQLLEPPCKDPPSTENRKIAEPERLSVAGCTPQLELTQPIELELQSKDSLETEEASTSMGKSLTGRMEWASKELLELVAHMKNGATSALSHFDVQALLLEYIKRNNLRDPRQKSQIICDSRLKSLFGKPRVGHIEMLKLLEFHSLIKEGSQKSAFIPAGIVGTVTNHVEADDSIDSSFLKNKTKKRKSRRNSEEKLVQINLDEYGAIDAHNINLIYLRRNLMESLMEDMEKFHGRVIGSVVRIRISSNNQKQEMYRLVPVIGTSKALIPYKIGDKTADVLLVVLNLNKKEAVAIESISNQNFSEDECRRLRQIIKCGLVKRLTIGEIQKKAMELRAVKLNDSLEEEVLRLIHLRDRASENGRKKELRECVEKLELLKMPEERRRRLLAIPEVRADPNMDPNYESEEDAGASDFKKQVEYEGPRYTRFNRSQDKLMSSRRKAKEGSMPCEMSEKREAHGNTILKKLRNQDTACLAVDRSAFETSIAGLSTVDSTSTNSSETDKLWHYRDPSSRKQGPFSVMQLRKWNKSGLFPPDMRIWTDDEHDDSVLLTNALKGLFHKAPRPHDEISRQSQELGAASVSSSAGACKSATGTGRECGEREVPWHLRVTNNHSNSNTDSNSNTDTTRMGGLSSSVPKSLDLNNSYSYKPRPSSPVPPSSHGNVHGDPPHGKRCHEIFQSSTSHMVQDSSGSTISQISDGRKHSMLSNSRRHLGQSSGQNWGSLTSNRSSVNINSGYNFASVTELSDSLEQKGIKNYPDLPSPTPQTSYADVEAQAAEKLLSFSSVVPVCASNVQDLPSPTPNLKDEAPVGQAAADKESFPSSLTVQHSGPSWSSASSLVISRAQLPEITNGWGGCSPAVKPSVDSDLVSDSSLKPAEAVCDRVDAPTSDANQLDCNSSSHPISNCSDWRATFYELIEFSTLDEESVSDLLAEVDAMESQNQSGMASPTSAMRCSEEMIPVCTSDWFSSIEELTRTPDPANSDALISTEDAQLPCQSSLTDELAGASQTVVFDPLKRSSGSSSSSSEGETKSADVSFSQGEAGSNVSNPLPRAKKLQLQR; the protein is encoded by the exons GTTGGCATATTTGTAGTGTATGTCAAAAGGCTTCCCAATATATGTGCTTTACTTGTACATATTCAGTGTGCAAAGGATGTACAAGAAATGCTGATTACTTCCGTATTCGAGGAAACAAAGGCTTTTGCTCAACATGTATGAGAATGATCATGCTGATTGAGAATATAGACCAAGGGAACAAGGAGATG TGCCTGAAATCCTTTCAGGTTCAAGTAGATTTTGATGACAACAGCAGCTGGGAGTATCTTTTCAAGGTATACTGGATGTACGTAAAAGAAAAGCTATCATTAACATTAGGTGAACTAATTCAAGCTAAAAGCCCATGCAAAGAATCAGATGCAATTGCTAAGAGACAGCGACTACCTTTTGGTTATCGTGTTGCCCTCGATGGAAAAGGTACTAGGGGCAACTCTTTTGACAATTTGGGGCTGAAGAAATCCAAACAATTGCTAGAGCCACCTTGCAAGGATCCTCCAAGCACTGAAAACCGAAAAATTGCTGAGCCTGAACGTTTAAGTGTTGCTGGCTGTACTCCACAGTTGGAGCTAACACAGCCCATAGAACTAGAGTTACAGAGTAAAGATTCTCTGGAGACAGAAGAAGCAAGCACCAGCATGGGGAAATCTTTGACTGGACGCATGGAATGGGCATCCAAAGAGCTTTTGGAGCTTGTTGCACACATGAAAAATGGTGCTACTTCTGCTTTATCTCATTTTGATGTGCAGGCATTATTACTAGAGTATATTAAGAGAAATAATCTTCGAGATCCTCGCCAGAAAAGTCAAATAATTTGTGATTCGAGGCTCAAAAGCCTTTTTGGAAAGCCTCGCGTTGGCCACATAGAAATGCTAAAGCTTCTTGAGTTTCACTCTCTGATAAAGGAGGGTTCGCAGAAGAGTGCTTTTATACCAGCTGGAATTGTTGGAACTGTTACTAACCATGTGGAAGCTGATGACAGTATTGATAGCTCATTCTTGAAAAATAAAACTAAGAAACGTAAATCTCGTAGAAACTCTGAAGAAAAATTGGTGCAGATTAATCTAGATGAATATGGTGCAATTGATGCTCACAATATCAATCTCATATATTTGCGGCGTAATTTGATGGAGAGTCTCATGGAAGATATGGAAAAGTTCCACGGCAGAGTTATTGGCTCAGTTGTCCGTATAAGAATATCTAGTAACAATCAGAAGCAAGAAATGTACAGGCTTGTTCCTGTTATAG GTACAAGCAAGGCACTTATTCCATACAAGATTGGGGATAAGACAGCTGATGTACTTCTTGTagtattaaacttaaacaagaaagAGGCTGTAGCTATTGAGTCTATTTCAAATCAAAATTTCTCTGAG GATGAATGCAGAAGATTACGTCAGATTATAAAATGTGGGCTTGTAAAGCGGCTGACGATA GGTGAGATACAGAAGAAAGCAATGGAACTCCGTGCTGTAAAACTCAATGAT TCTCTGGAAGAAGAGGTATTGCGGCTCATCCATCTTCGTGATCGAGCAAGTGAGAATGGGCGTAAAAAAGA GCTCAGAGAATGTGTAGAGAAATTAGAGCTTCTGAAGATGCCTGAGGAGCGGCGGAGGAGGCTACTCGCAATTCCAGAAGTGCGTGCCGATCCAAATATGGATCCTAATTACGAATCTGAAGAAGATGCTGGAGCATCCGACTTCAAGAAACAAG TTGAATATGAGGGGCCAAGATACACTAGATTTAATAGAAGCCAAGACAAGCTTATGTCTTCACGGAGGAAAG CTAAAGAGGGATCTATGCCATGTGAAATGAGTGAGAAAAGAGAGGCCCATGGAAATACTATCTTGAAGAAGCTAAGAAATCAAGATACTGCATGTCTGGCTGTGGATAGGTCTGCATTTGAAACTTCAATTGCGGGCCTCTCTACAGTGGACTCAACATCCACTAACAGTAGTGAAACAGACAAACTTTGGCATTACCGTGACCCTAGTAGTAGAAAACAAGGGCCATTTTCAGTGATGCAGTTGAGGAAGTGGAATAAGTCGGGGCTTTTCCCACCTGATATGAGGATATGGACAGATGATGAGCATGATGACTCAGTACTTTTAACTAATGCATTAAAGGGGCTGTTCCATAAAGCCCCTCGGCCGCATGATGAGATATCACGCCAGTCTCAGGAGCTTGGTGCTGCTTCTGTAAGCAGTAGTGCTGGTGCGTGTAAAAGTGCAACTGGAACAGGGAGAGAATGTGGAGAGAGGGAGGTACCTTGGCACCTCCGTGTTACAAACAACCATTCTAATAGTAACACCGACTCTAATAGTAACACCGACACTACGAGGATGGGTGGATTATCCTCATCTGTTCCAAAATCTTTGGATTTGAATAACTCTTATTCTTACAAACCCCGACCATCCAGTCCAGTCCCTCCATCCAGTCATGGGAATGTGCACGGAGATCCTCCACATGGGAAAAGATGCCATGAAATTTTTCAGTCCAGTACCAGTCATATGGTCCAGGACTCAAGTGGAAGCACAATATCCCAAATATCTGATGGCCGCAAACATAGTATGCTATCCAACAGTCGGAGGCATTTAGGACAGTCGTCTGGACAGAACTGGGGATCCTTAACCAGTAATAGAAGTTCGGTTAACATAAATTCTGGATATAATTTTGCTTCAGTTACTGAGTTAAGTGATTCATTGGAACAGAAAGGTATCAAGAATTATCCAGATCTGCCCAGTCCTACCCCACAAACAAGCTATGCCGATGTTGAAGCTCAGGCTGCTGAAAAGCTGCTTTCTTTTAGTTCGGTTGTTCCAGTTTGTGCTTCAAATGTCCAGGATTTACCAAGTCCTACTCCAAACTTGAAAGACGAAGCTCCAGTTGGGCAGGCAGCAGCGGACAAAGAATCTTTTCCTTCTAGTTTAACTGTTCAGCATTCAGGCCCTAGCTGGAGCAGTGCTTCTAGTCTAGTGATCAGTCGGGCCCAGCTTCCTGAAATAACTAATGGATGGGGTGGATGTTCACCAGCTGTGAAACCATCTGTGGACTCTGATCTTGTATCTGATTCTTCACTGAAACCAGCTGAAGCAGTGTGTGATCGTGTCGATGCACCTACTTCAGATGCCAACCAACTCGATTGTAATTCCTCATCTCATCCAATCTCAAACTGTTCCGATTGGCGAGCAACCTTTTACGAGCTAATTGAGTTCAGCACTTTGGATGAGGAATCAGTGTCAGATCTATTAGCTGAAGTCGATGCAATGGAATCCCAAAATCAAAGTGGTATGGCTTCACCAACCTCAGCCATGAGGTGCAGTGAGGAGATGATACCTGTGTGCACTAGTGACTGGTTCAGCTCTATTGAGGAGCTGACTCGCACGCCTGATCCCGCAAATAGTGATGCCTTGATCTCCACTGAAGATGCTCAATTACCTTGTCAATCCTCTCTGACAGATGAACTAGCGGGGGCATCACAGACTGTTGTATTTGATCCTTTAAAGAGGTCTAGTGGGAGTTCATCTTCTAGCAGCGAGGGAGAAACAAAGTCGGCTGATGTTTCCTTTTCCCAGGGAGAAGCTGGGTCCAACGTATCTAACCCTCTACCACGAGCCAAGAAACTGCAGCTTCAGCGATGA
- the LOC107831255 gene encoding zinc finger CCCH domain-containing protein 44 isoform X3 yields MLCSIISLQIIDLAFDEFIKSFRFRCLKSFQVQVDFDDNSSWEYLFKVYWMYVKEKLSLTLGELIQAKSPCKESDAIAKRQRLPFGYRVALDGKGTRGNSFDNLGLKKSKQLLEPPCKDPPSTENRKIAEPERLSVAGCTPQLELTQPIELELQSKDSLETEEASTSMGKSLTGRMEWASKELLELVAHMKNGATSALSHFDVQALLLEYIKRNNLRDPRQKSQIICDSRLKSLFGKPRVGHIEMLKLLEFHSLIKEGSQKSAFIPAGIVGTVTNHVEADDSIDSSFLKNKTKKRKSRRNSEEKLVQINLDEYGAIDAHNINLIYLRRNLMESLMEDMEKFHGRVIGSVVRIRISSNNQKQEMYRLVPVIGTSKALIPYKIGDKTADVLLVVLNLNKKEAVAIESISNQNFSEDECRRLRQIIKCGLVKRLTIGEIQKKAMELRAVKLNDSLEEEVLRLIHLRDRASENGRKKELRECVEKLELLKMPEERRRRLLAIPEVRADPNMDPNYESEEDAGASDFKKQVEYEGPRYTRFNRSQDKLMSSRRKAKEGSMPCEMSEKREAHGNTILKKLRNQDTACLAVDRSAFETSIAGLSTVDSTSTNSSETDKLWHYRDPSSRKQGPFSVMQLRKWNKSGLFPPDMRIWTDDEHDDSVLLTNALKGLFHKAPRPHDEISRQSQELGAASVSSSAGACKSATGTGRECGEREVPWHLRVTNNHSNSNTDSNSNTDTTRMGGLSSSVPKSLDLNNSYSYKPRPSSPVPPSSHGNVHGDPPHGKRCHEIFQSSTSHMVQDSSGSTISQISDGRKHSMLSNSRRHLGQSSGQNWGSLTSNRSSVNINSGYNFASVTELSDSLEQKGIKNYPDLPSPTPQTSYADVEAQAAEKLLSFSSVVPVCASNVQDLPSPTPNLKDEAPVGQAAADKESFPSSLTVQHSGPSWSSASSLVISRAQLPEITNGWGGCSPAVKPSVDSDLVSDSSLKPAEAVCDRVDAPTSDANQLDCNSSSHPISNCSDWRATFYELIEFSTLDEESVSDLLAEVDAMESQNQSGMASPTSAMRCSEEMIPVCTSDWFSSIEELTRTPDPANSDALISTEDAQLPCQSSLTDELAGASQTVVFDPLKRSSGSSSSSSEGETKSADVSFSQGEAGSNVSNPLPRAKKLQLQR; encoded by the exons ATGCTGTGCTCCATAATCTCATTACAGATTATTGATTTGGCGTTTGATGAGTTCATCAAGTCTTTTCGATTTCGA TGCCTGAAATCCTTTCAGGTTCAAGTAGATTTTGATGACAACAGCAGCTGGGAGTATCTTTTCAAGGTATACTGGATGTACGTAAAAGAAAAGCTATCATTAACATTAGGTGAACTAATTCAAGCTAAAAGCCCATGCAAAGAATCAGATGCAATTGCTAAGAGACAGCGACTACCTTTTGGTTATCGTGTTGCCCTCGATGGAAAAGGTACTAGGGGCAACTCTTTTGACAATTTGGGGCTGAAGAAATCCAAACAATTGCTAGAGCCACCTTGCAAGGATCCTCCAAGCACTGAAAACCGAAAAATTGCTGAGCCTGAACGTTTAAGTGTTGCTGGCTGTACTCCACAGTTGGAGCTAACACAGCCCATAGAACTAGAGTTACAGAGTAAAGATTCTCTGGAGACAGAAGAAGCAAGCACCAGCATGGGGAAATCTTTGACTGGACGCATGGAATGGGCATCCAAAGAGCTTTTGGAGCTTGTTGCACACATGAAAAATGGTGCTACTTCTGCTTTATCTCATTTTGATGTGCAGGCATTATTACTAGAGTATATTAAGAGAAATAATCTTCGAGATCCTCGCCAGAAAAGTCAAATAATTTGTGATTCGAGGCTCAAAAGCCTTTTTGGAAAGCCTCGCGTTGGCCACATAGAAATGCTAAAGCTTCTTGAGTTTCACTCTCTGATAAAGGAGGGTTCGCAGAAGAGTGCTTTTATACCAGCTGGAATTGTTGGAACTGTTACTAACCATGTGGAAGCTGATGACAGTATTGATAGCTCATTCTTGAAAAATAAAACTAAGAAACGTAAATCTCGTAGAAACTCTGAAGAAAAATTGGTGCAGATTAATCTAGATGAATATGGTGCAATTGATGCTCACAATATCAATCTCATATATTTGCGGCGTAATTTGATGGAGAGTCTCATGGAAGATATGGAAAAGTTCCACGGCAGAGTTATTGGCTCAGTTGTCCGTATAAGAATATCTAGTAACAATCAGAAGCAAGAAATGTACAGGCTTGTTCCTGTTATAG GTACAAGCAAGGCACTTATTCCATACAAGATTGGGGATAAGACAGCTGATGTACTTCTTGTagtattaaacttaaacaagaaagAGGCTGTAGCTATTGAGTCTATTTCAAATCAAAATTTCTCTGAG GATGAATGCAGAAGATTACGTCAGATTATAAAATGTGGGCTTGTAAAGCGGCTGACGATA GGTGAGATACAGAAGAAAGCAATGGAACTCCGTGCTGTAAAACTCAATGAT TCTCTGGAAGAAGAGGTATTGCGGCTCATCCATCTTCGTGATCGAGCAAGTGAGAATGGGCGTAAAAAAGA GCTCAGAGAATGTGTAGAGAAATTAGAGCTTCTGAAGATGCCTGAGGAGCGGCGGAGGAGGCTACTCGCAATTCCAGAAGTGCGTGCCGATCCAAATATGGATCCTAATTACGAATCTGAAGAAGATGCTGGAGCATCCGACTTCAAGAAACAAG TTGAATATGAGGGGCCAAGATACACTAGATTTAATAGAAGCCAAGACAAGCTTATGTCTTCACGGAGGAAAG CTAAAGAGGGATCTATGCCATGTGAAATGAGTGAGAAAAGAGAGGCCCATGGAAATACTATCTTGAAGAAGCTAAGAAATCAAGATACTGCATGTCTGGCTGTGGATAGGTCTGCATTTGAAACTTCAATTGCGGGCCTCTCTACAGTGGACTCAACATCCACTAACAGTAGTGAAACAGACAAACTTTGGCATTACCGTGACCCTAGTAGTAGAAAACAAGGGCCATTTTCAGTGATGCAGTTGAGGAAGTGGAATAAGTCGGGGCTTTTCCCACCTGATATGAGGATATGGACAGATGATGAGCATGATGACTCAGTACTTTTAACTAATGCATTAAAGGGGCTGTTCCATAAAGCCCCTCGGCCGCATGATGAGATATCACGCCAGTCTCAGGAGCTTGGTGCTGCTTCTGTAAGCAGTAGTGCTGGTGCGTGTAAAAGTGCAACTGGAACAGGGAGAGAATGTGGAGAGAGGGAGGTACCTTGGCACCTCCGTGTTACAAACAACCATTCTAATAGTAACACCGACTCTAATAGTAACACCGACACTACGAGGATGGGTGGATTATCCTCATCTGTTCCAAAATCTTTGGATTTGAATAACTCTTATTCTTACAAACCCCGACCATCCAGTCCAGTCCCTCCATCCAGTCATGGGAATGTGCACGGAGATCCTCCACATGGGAAAAGATGCCATGAAATTTTTCAGTCCAGTACCAGTCATATGGTCCAGGACTCAAGTGGAAGCACAATATCCCAAATATCTGATGGCCGCAAACATAGTATGCTATCCAACAGTCGGAGGCATTTAGGACAGTCGTCTGGACAGAACTGGGGATCCTTAACCAGTAATAGAAGTTCGGTTAACATAAATTCTGGATATAATTTTGCTTCAGTTACTGAGTTAAGTGATTCATTGGAACAGAAAGGTATCAAGAATTATCCAGATCTGCCCAGTCCTACCCCACAAACAAGCTATGCCGATGTTGAAGCTCAGGCTGCTGAAAAGCTGCTTTCTTTTAGTTCGGTTGTTCCAGTTTGTGCTTCAAATGTCCAGGATTTACCAAGTCCTACTCCAAACTTGAAAGACGAAGCTCCAGTTGGGCAGGCAGCAGCGGACAAAGAATCTTTTCCTTCTAGTTTAACTGTTCAGCATTCAGGCCCTAGCTGGAGCAGTGCTTCTAGTCTAGTGATCAGTCGGGCCCAGCTTCCTGAAATAACTAATGGATGGGGTGGATGTTCACCAGCTGTGAAACCATCTGTGGACTCTGATCTTGTATCTGATTCTTCACTGAAACCAGCTGAAGCAGTGTGTGATCGTGTCGATGCACCTACTTCAGATGCCAACCAACTCGATTGTAATTCCTCATCTCATCCAATCTCAAACTGTTCCGATTGGCGAGCAACCTTTTACGAGCTAATTGAGTTCAGCACTTTGGATGAGGAATCAGTGTCAGATCTATTAGCTGAAGTCGATGCAATGGAATCCCAAAATCAAAGTGGTATGGCTTCACCAACCTCAGCCATGAGGTGCAGTGAGGAGATGATACCTGTGTGCACTAGTGACTGGTTCAGCTCTATTGAGGAGCTGACTCGCACGCCTGATCCCGCAAATAGTGATGCCTTGATCTCCACTGAAGATGCTCAATTACCTTGTCAATCCTCTCTGACAGATGAACTAGCGGGGGCATCACAGACTGTTGTATTTGATCCTTTAAAGAGGTCTAGTGGGAGTTCATCTTCTAGCAGCGAGGGAGAAACAAAGTCGGCTGATGTTTCCTTTTCCCAGGGAGAAGCTGGGTCCAACGTATCTAACCCTCTACCACGAGCCAAGAAACTGCAGCTTCAGCGATGA